Genomic DNA from Cyprinus carpio isolate SPL01 chromosome A22, ASM1834038v1, whole genome shotgun sequence:
TAATGTCCAAATACATTTGGGAGGCATTGTATTATCTGAAAGGGGTTGACTATGGTTCATTCATTCTGTTGTTGTTGGATGGCGGCCAAAGGCAACAGATCTTGTTTTATGTAAAGCTGTGCACCAAGAGACAACATACAAAGCACATTTGGCCTATGAAAATAAGGGTTCTTTTCAAAGCTTTTCAATGTAAACCTTAGATTCTGCCAAAAATACAGTAGTTGCTCTATTAATGTTATGTCAATAGAACAGTTGTGATTGGAATTTTCCACCAGTGTCGAAGAAAGATTCGTAAATGTTCTTGCACTCTTTGAGTAATTTTAAAGTTTGGCATAAACTTTTGCAAGGTTGGGCAACTCCGTCTATGGAAAGCCACTGTTCTGCAGATTTTTGTTCcaaacataataacaaaacatacctGCCTGGAATTTTCATGTACATCAATCTGCGGGACAGTGGTCCCAGGAGCAGAGATGCCCACAGCTTGACTGTTAAGAGACAACTTTGTATTTTATCTACCCCtgaaaggtgcatattagtaccttagagCAGTATTATGTACCCTCTATGTTAACCATAGGCTGATAAGTTGTCCCTTTAAGGGTACTGGCCCGGTAACAAGTTGTTGTATCAATAAAGGAATCATTTTTGTAAATTGGTGAAAGGTTTATATGGTCTCAGTAAACTTAATACCTTGCAGCTCAAGCAATCACCCAAACTGAGGGAATGTCGAAGTGTTGCATGTTCTCACTGAGCCCAAAGATTATGCCTAACAGCATCCTCAAGGCCCTGCTCTGGATCTACCTCCGACCAGCAGAGGAGCCAACCACAGTCTTCATCCAGCTATCTCACCTGAAGTCTTTGTCTGAAGGGAACAACCACTCAAGAATGCGTGCACAAAAAATTGATGTGAATGCTCGGACAAACTCCTGGCAGCACATCGACATGAAGCAGCTTTTGCAGTTGTGGCTCAAACAGCCTGAGAATAACTTTGGGATAGAAATCAAGGCCTTTGATGCaaatggaaatgatctggctgtgACCTCTGCAGAATCTGGAGAAGAGGGATTGGTAAGTTGGTGCATTCACTGGTACTTAGGTACATGCTTCTTTGGGAAACAAGGAATTATGATGATTTGCTTGTCAAATGCTGGACGAACTTTAATGAACTGATCTGCCAAAGGTTTATGAAAGTGTAcgtcaggggtgtccagtccaGACCTTCCTgtaaagttcagctccaaccccaactaattaagatcttcaggagcactcgataattacagacaggtggtGTTTGATCAGGGCTGGAACTGAACTCTACaggtaggtagatctccaggaacaggtgTATGTAGTCTTACCTTACAGAGTAGTCTAGTGCAGTGGTTTCCAACCCTGTACCTGGAGGTCCACCAGAATTGCACATTTTGCATATCTCCTTGGAGTCTCTACAAATGAGTTGATGACCTGAATAACATTTGCTTGATTaaggagacatctaaaatgtgcattgCCGAGGGGCCACTGGTCTAGTGGATAAAGGAGTACTTGACCTAAagatgaaaattgtgtcatcaaaTTTTGATCCCCACCACTGTACAGTAGCTTTCAAAACGTATGTGCACCTTGTGGAGTTTAAATGTACCTTTAGAAATCTGTCAAATCTTTTTCAGACTTGGTAGATCCTGCCAAGTTTTTGTAATTGTGGAAGGCAAGGTACGTTCAAACTCCACAATGGGCCATTATAAGCTTGAACACAGATTTTATTGGTCAGGTTTATCAGGAAGGTGGGGGCTGTTCCTGTAAAACGTGTATTGCAATTAAAGTCAAGTATGTGCTTAATTGCATCTTTAAACTTAATTGACCATGACTGAACTAATCGTTCTTATGTACACCCTTCCAGCAACCCTTTCTGGAGGTTAAAATATTGGACACTGGCAAACGGTCCAGACGGGACACCGGCCTCGATTGCGATGAGCATTCCACTGAGTCACGTTGCTGCCGGTATCCACTCACCGTTGACTTTGAGGAATTTGGTTGGGACTGGATAATTGCCCCCAAGCGCTACAAGGCCAATTACTGCTCCGGTGAATGTGTGCAGAAGTATCCCCACAGTCACATCGTCAACAAGGCCAACCCTGGGGGCAGCGCAGGCCCCTGCTGCACACCCACCAAGATGTCACCAATAAATATGCTGTATTTCAATGACCGTGAGCAGATAATCTACGGAAAAATCCCTTCAATGGTTGTAGACCTTTGCGGCTGCTCTTGAGCCTGAGAGCTTCTCGAGTCGCTACGACAGCAAGCCCTAACTGCTCTGGACCAGAGGGAAGTGAAAATAAACTTTACCTTGTCCCTGACAAAATAGTTCCTGCTAAAACAATTGACCACACCAGGATCCCAACAAACCAACTTATCCAATTCTTTTAGTTTGTTCTCATCGACTGTTGCACACAAGGACAATTGTACCAAGGTGACAAGTGTTTCTTTGTTTATGAAGGTATAAGTCTTCCTCTGTGAATGCATTTGAGCATAGAGATGACCTGATGGGCTTTACCAGCTTGATGTCAGAatgtaaaaattgcaaaaagtacttttcagttttaaattaatgTCAAAGGGGGTTGTATAgttgattatttatataaagtCACTTATCCGCCAGTGACCCAAAAACAGAAACAGCGACCCAGAAACTCACTCAACATGACGTCCAAAAAATTGATTCCGCAGTTGTTTCATAGCATATGGGTAGTTGACAGATGGTAGGGAtaggaaaacattttttcattgcTGTAACTGGTCACAAATTCTAAATGTATGAATAATCTTTAAATGCTTTTGCTGGAACATGTCAACTACCCGAAGGCATGCAGCTTATGTTCTTGTCAAAAAACACCAATTAAATTGCCAGTTTACTAGGTAGCCCACATAATGTCATAGGCTAGAGATGGACatggagatttttttaaattgtatagaTTCTATGGTTCCACATCATGTTATAGTTTTGATCTGTTGTACGAAGTAAAATGCTGTTACTGAAATCTCTGAGGAGTTGTTTTTGCGTGTCCTTAAGGGACCTCTTCAGTGTTTTCCCTTTGTAACACTAACAGTGACACCACTGACACCATTCCAAGCATGTGGAGCACATTATGGCGCTCAAAGGCAACAAACCCATTTTCCATGGAAGCTAAAGCCTctcctgttttattttgttctctgGAGGGTTCCCCAGTGTGATTGAGGCCCCGTGAGGCAACGACACTAGAAGTCTGTCCCCAGGGCAATGAAAGCACttagaaatgtcttaatttgattttgaaaagAAATTTGAACACGTTGCTGCATGATTCAATAACGCCTACCATGAAACTATAGGCTTAGGATATGGAAGAATGGAAGACAAATAAAAAACCTTGCCTCTAATACCGACAGGCTGAAAAGAGGGGAAACAAGACTTAATAAAAATGCAGTGCAACTAACCATATCATCGTGCACAGTTAGGACaactaaatacatgtaaaaaattatatatttgtgtgtgtaatatctcaagaaaataataaacaaacaaaaaggcttATCAATATTTAAAAGGGAGGACAAAATACTCCTGTTCCAGCGTTCCCTATATTATAAGATGCAAATTGTACTGCAATCACTCagattttatttctaaatgaatgCAACTTCACCTTGATTGACCCCAAATCCACATGTATTCCTTTAGTCCTGTCACTTGTGCAATTATTTTCctcttaaaacaaattaatttcttataacacattctaaaataaatcaaataacgTGCATTTCTCCCACAGCTTTTACACAAGCACCTGTCTCCAGTCTACTTACTAcagtttcagtttcttataaatcaCGTGGGCTGCGCTACAACGTCTGGTCCAAAATTCCACTCTGCGTCATAAACGACGCCCGAACGCGCTGATTGGCTAGCGCATaggtaaaaaacacattttcgcTCGCTGATTGGCTCACCCACCTGTCACTCAAAAACGCGCTGCTCGCGCAGACGGAGTCGGACATCTACTGGAAAGACTACTGACAGAAGTTCAATAACAAATCGAGCGTACCAGGAAACTGGCCTGTTCTTCCGTATTATTCTGCTGCTGTATAAgacaaatcaaacaaatcagCGGATTCTTGCTTTAACCGTGTTTGGATAACGTTTGGGGGTGAGtaacaaaataataactttaatttccgcatttatctttcttttttttttcttctgcgtAAAATTTTACAGGAAGTTTTGATCTCACGTTTGGTTAATGCGTgctataaataatacatactgtataaccATAAGATTTCACATGTTTACTAGTAAGAACGCAATGGAAAAACACATAAACGGCCTTTATATAACTAACATTAAGCCATATGTAAACTCTTCTGCAGTTTACATGCGGGCCCCATGAATGCAGGCAAAACAATAGCATGTTGTCATGAATTCTGttatatctaataataatattaataataacatcgTTCAGTatagctatattattattattattattattgattgattaataataataacattattcaatatagctatattatttttattattattgattgattgatcccAATTGAGAAcaattttaaagcattaaaaacccCACCCACGACATCAAACAAAACAGCCTTAATAATAAGAAAACCACAACACCccactatattaataaaaaaaagccctaaaatatatttatacaaaaacaatGCTTCCGAAACCTGCCCTACGCACACGCACGCATTGTTtttaagcattaataataatataaatattatgtacagTTTTTTGTCAATACGAATGTTCAGTTTCACTGACAGCAATAGTTTGTTTCtgctttaatgttaatataaaataaaaataaaatattttaaacatctcAATGTCTTAAAGCACAAAACACCCACATTCACTACGGACTTTGCCATGCAAGAAAACATTTGgcatttttgaaaataacagtagtagtaataatgatagttatagtaaaaatataaaatgtacttaacAGTTTTGCACAAAATGAGATTTTCATGCAAATGAAAATTTGTTAGTAGCTGCTAGATtagaaacacacaccacacacacacacaaaaaaactccaTGGCCATAAACTGAGATATAAATCTAATGATCTCATCTGTTGaggtctgctgtttctgtttttactgtgatATCTGTCTTCACTGTGGCCTGTCTGACTGTTAATAACCCTATTTTGTCATGTATTTTAACTCTAAGCCCACAGAGTCGCAGAAATGAGTCAGTGGTTGGAGCTTCAACAGCTGGATTCAACGTTTTTGGAACAGGTCGACCAGCTGTATGATGACAGCTTTCCAATGGCCATCCGGCAGTACCTCAGCAGCTGGATAGAAAGCCACGACTGGTGCGTACGACCGATTGTGTGCCTTTACAACCATGTCAAACACATACTGTAAACAACAACCTCTTGCAAGTATATTAATGCTAAACTAGGCATCCTCTTGAttcttaacattattt
This window encodes:
- the LOC109104027 gene encoding LOW QUALITY PROTEIN: growth/differentiation factor 8 (The sequence of the model RefSeq protein was modified relative to this genomic sequence to represent the inferred CDS: inserted 2 bases in 2 codons), which produces MAATKEDENTAPFAPHTVVTPHKTAGVFKKLSVRGDNEDNELNKSEIITFARVCKAFPKCETTQETWFILLYLSFXHSQSLSARTTATXNTTCQFRQQSKLMRLHSIKSQILSILRLEQAPNISRDTVKLLLPKAPPLQELLDHVLLDQNGGTLVKDEELQQYEAAVRPTSMTITSYLATEPQAITQTEGMSKCCMFSLSPKIMPNSILKALLWIYLRPAEEPTTVFIQLSHLKSLSEGNNHSRMRAQKIDVNARTNSWQHIDMKQLLQLWLKQPENNFGIEIKAFDANGNDLAVTSAESGEEGLQPFLEVKILDTGKRSRRDTGLDCDEHSTESRCCRYPLTVDFEEFGWDWIIAPKRYKANYCSGECVQKYPHSHIVNKANPGGSAGPCCTPTKMSPINMLYFNDREQIIYGKIPSMVVDLCGCS